A section of the Larus michahellis chromosome 1, bLarMic1.1, whole genome shotgun sequence genome encodes:
- the LRRC51 gene encoding leucine-rich repeat-containing protein 51, producing the protein MGEGGGRGRAPAPRQGMLSWGERPELASPLDFSFCCISSIEELLRVQPRAGPLPPQPTHALRLNNNSLEALGGLPPTLEQLLVTPAQLRWLDLSFNCLTAIDPVLTTFRALRSLQLHGNSISSLAEVDKLGVLPQLRRLTLHGNPMEEQRGYRSYVLSLLPHLTSLDFSGVTKQDREDAANARLQHGKKK; encoded by the exons atgggggaggggggagggcgtGGAAG ggctcctgccccacggcaggggATGCTGTCCTGGGGGGAGCGCCCCGAGCTTGCCTCTCCCCTCGACTTCTCCTTCTGCTGCATCAGCTCCATCGAGG agctGCTGAGGGTGCAGCCCCGCGCTGGCCCCTTGCCCCCACAGCCCACCCATGCTCTGCGCCTCAACAACAACAGCCTGGAGGCcttgggggggctgccccccaccctggagcagctgctggtgaCCCCTGCACAGCTCCGCTGGCTCGACCTCTCCTTCAACTGTCTGACTGCCATCGACCCG GTCCTGACCACTTTCCGTGCCCTGCGGAGCCTCCAGCTGCACGGGAACAGCATCAGCAGCCTGGCCGAAGTGGACAAGCTGGGTGTCCTGCCCCAGCTGCGTCGCCTCACCCTGCATGGGAACCCCATGGAGGAACAGAGGGGCTACAG GAGCTatgtgctgtccctgctgccccaccTCACCTCCTTGGACTTCAGCGGCGTGACCAAGCAGGACCGTGAGGATGCTGCCAATGCCAGGCTCCAGCATGGCAAGAAGAAATAG
- the LAMTOR1 gene encoding ragulator complex protein LAMTOR1, whose amino-acid sequence MAGHEAGRGRQAVPPSPLSRDRGGGAPAGHRSGAAPGPALLRLAMGCCYSSEAEASDQEEETKRLLEPAASPPNKVLNGAEQSYHNLPSARTDEQAMLSSILAKTAINIIDVSAADSQGMEQHEYMDRARQYSTRLAMLSNNLTHWKKLPLLPSLTNQPHQVLASDPVPFADLQQVSRIAAYAFSALSQIRVDAKEELVVQFGIP is encoded by the exons ATGGCGGGTCACGAGGCCGGCAGGGGGAGGCAGGCGGTGCCGCCCTCTCCCCTCTCACGTgaccggggcggcggggcccccgcCGGACACCGCAgcggcgccgcgcccggcccggccctgctgCGCCTCGCCATGGGCTGCTGCTACAGCAGCGAGGCCGAGGCCTCCGACCAG gaagAAGAGACAAAGCGGCTGCTGGAGCCGGCGGCCAGCCCTCCCAACAAGGTGCTGaatggagcagagcagagctaccaCAACCTCCCGTCGGCGCGCACAGATGAGCAGGCCATGCTGTCCTCCATCCTCGCCAAAACGGCCAT CAACATCATTGACGTGTCGGCAGCGGATTCGCAGGGCATGGAGCAGCACGAGTACATGGACAGAGCCAGGCAGTACAG CACGCGCCTGGCCATGCTGAGCAACAACCTGACGCACTGGAAGAAGCTGCCGCTGCTGCCGTCTCTCACCAACCAACCGCACCAAGTGCTCGCCAGTGACCCCGTCCCCTTCGCAGACCTGCagcag GTGTCCCGGATAGCTGCCTACGCCTTCAGCGCGCTCTCACAGATCCGCGTCGACGCCAAAGAAGAACTGGTTGTACAGTTTGGCATCCCCTGA
- the TOMT gene encoding transmembrane O-methyltransferase: MVSPAIALAFLPFLVTLLIRYRHYLVLLYRAVLVGWLRDRLTGVPREQRAFQYLLAHAIPGDPRHVLQTFDQWCYHCEHLSCVGPVKGRIVERLLEERAPLRVLELGTYCGYGTVLLARGLPPGARLYTVEGDPCHAAVAEKVIRLAGFDEQTVELIVGPSEEVIPRLRERHGLTKVDFVFMDHWKRCYLRDLQLLESHQLLAEGATVLADNVLFPGAPHFLQYAKTCGKYRCRVHRASLEYFRTIPDGIAELCYTGNR; encoded by the exons ATGGTGTCGCCGGCGATCGCCCTggccttcctccccttcctcgtCACCCTGCTGATCCGCTACCGGCACTACCTGGTGCTGCTGTACCGggcggtgctggtgggctggcTGCGGGACCGGCTCACCGGCGTCCCCCGGGAGCAGCGCGCCTTCCAGTACCTGCTGGCCCACGCCATCCCCGGCGACCCCCGCCACGTCCTCCAGACCTTCGACCAGTGGTGCTACCACTGTGAGCACCTCAGCTGCGTGGGGCCCGTCAAAG GGCGGATCGTGGAGCGGCTGCTGGAGGAGCGGGCACCGCTgcgggtgctggagctgggcaccTACTGCGGCTACGGCACCGTGCTGCTGGCGCGGGGGCTTCCGCCAGGCGCCCGCCTCTACACCGTGGAGGGGGACCCCTGCCACGCCGCCGTGGCCGAGAAGGTCATCCGCCTGGCCGGCTTCGACGAGCAGACG gtggagctgatcGTGGGCCCCTCGGAGGAGGTGATCCCCCGCCTGAGGGAGCGGCACGGCCTGACGAAGGTCGACTTCGTCTTCATGGACCACTGGAAGCGCTGCTACCTGCGggacctgcagctgctggagagcCACCAGCTGCTGGCCGAGGGGGCCACCGTCCTGGCCGACAACGTCCTCTTCCCCGGGGCGCCCCATTTCCTGCAGTACGCCAAAACCTGCGGCAAATACCGCTGCAGGGtgcaccgcgccagcctggaGTATTTCCGCACTATTCCCGACGGCATCGCCGAGCTCTGCTACACCGGGAACCGCTGA